One window from the genome of Pyrobaculum ferrireducens encodes:
- a CDS encoding ATP-binding protein yields MKKIKLGFANLEVEFVDREKALRKVEEWAERGTALPHVVYGPEGCGKTAWLRQSAQLLRELGFDVVYINPVEQEVSAEVGVGELRKRLLEILRESSSEAWARAAWVAVDVAKELIRRRRGRLALIIDDAFQAIGLDKAALYVKGLLGILEHPPASYDKIIAVVATSEGVSLREIGRHLWSTTDPMWNMPRDGFEELYSRLPGEKPSPEEAWRLTGGNPRALAKLYEARWDHSRVINSIIREKGLTHHFLKRWENHLREAVEDPDHLWHSASRELVDELVEKNLIIYHLPERSPESWIDQPPPERDPELGIGRYVAWQTPLHREAVKRALKTYS; encoded by the coding sequence ATGAAAAAAATCAAACTCGGCTTCGCCAACCTTGAAGTCGAGTTTGTAGATAGAGAGAAGGCACTCCGGAAGGTAGAGGAGTGGGCAGAGAGAGGTACCGCCCTCCCCCACGTGGTCTACGGCCCTGAGGGTTGCGGCAAGACTGCTTGGCTGAGGCAGTCGGCTCAGTTGCTGAGAGAGCTGGGCTTCGATGTTGTGTACATAAACCCGGTGGAGCAGGAGGTGTCTGCCGAGGTGGGGGTTGGGGAGTTGAGAAAGAGGCTTCTGGAAATCCTCCGGGAGTCTTCAAGCGAGGCGTGGGCCAGGGCGGCGTGGGTGGCGGTAGACGTGGCCAAGGAGTTGATTAGGAGGAGAAGGGGGAGACTCGCATTAATAATCGACGACGCCTTCCAAGCCATCGGCTTAGACAAGGCGGCGCTCTACGTAAAAGGCCTCCTCGGCATATTAGAGCACCCACCCGCCAGCTACGACAAGATAATAGCCGTAGTAGCAACAAGCGAGGGGGTAAGCCTCCGCGAGATAGGGAGACATCTATGGTCCACCACTGACCCCATGTGGAACATGCCGAGAGACGGGTTTGAAGAGCTGTACAGCCGGTTGCCCGGCGAGAAGCCCAGCCCCGAAGAGGCGTGGCGGCTGACAGGCGGAAACCCCAGAGCCCTGGCAAAACTCTACGAGGCGCGCTGGGACCACAGCCGGGTCATAAACAGCATAATCAGAGAAAAGGGGCTCACACACCACTTCCTCAAGAGGTGGGAAAACCACCTTAGAGAAGCCGTCGAGGATCCCGACCACCTCTGGCACAGCGCGTCCAGGGAGTTAGTTGACGAACTAGTCGAGAAAAACCTCATCATATACCACCTCCCAGAGAGAAGCCCCGAGAGCTGGATAGATCAGCCGCCGCCCGAGAGAGATCCAGAGCTCGGCATCGGGAGATACGTGGCGTGGCAGACACCCCTCCACAGAGAAGCCGTCAAGCGGGCGTTAAAGACATATAGCTAA
- a CDS encoding glycosyltransferase family 2 protein — protein MRPRIAVIVPICDGAVPTDLMLANIAEQVYPGEVEVIVADSASSDCTAEGAER, from the coding sequence GTGCGCCCCCGCATCGCCGTGATCGTCCCGATTTGCGACGGGGCTGTGCCCACAGACTTGATGCTCGCCAACATAGCCGAGCAGGTCTACCCAGGCGAGGTGGAAGTGATAGTGGCCGACTCCGCCTCCTCTGACTGCACTGCCGAGGGGGCCGAGCGGTGA
- a CDS encoding PaREP1 family protein yields the protein MVVGVGTVAVEIPRSLYEEAARRGLDVGELVVAALAKALNLDPQACAKARLELAVKYLEEGRELAHRDPAQASEKLYKAAEEAVKALTQHYNLKDVLSRVEERGRWTVTDLEKAVAEISKKVGGWFRQSWDAAWVLHVWGFHEAKLDAEGVGERLPDVEKIVQEALKIVGGH from the coding sequence GTGGTTGTTGGCGTGGGGACAGTCGCCGTCGAGATCCCGAGGTCCCTATACGAGGAGGCCGCTAGGAGGGGCCTCGACGTAGGCGAGCTGGTGGTGGCGGCGTTGGCAAAAGCCCTCAACCTAGACCCCCAAGCCTGCGCAAAAGCTAGGCTTGAGCTAGCTGTGAAGTACCTAGAGGAGGGCAGAGAGCTGGCACACAGAGATCCAGCTCAAGCCAGCGAGAAGCTCTACAAAGCCGCCGAGGAGGCTGTCAAGGCCTTAACGCAACACTACAACCTAAAAGACGTACTGTCTAGGGTTGAGGAGAGGGGGAGGTGGACAGTCACGGACCTAGAAAAGGCCGTCGCCGAGATATCGAAAAAAGTGGGCGGGTGGTTTAGGCAGTCCTGGGACGCGGCGTGGGTACTCCACGTGTGGGGCTTCCACGAGGCCAAGCTAGACGCCGAGGGCGTAGGTGAAAGACTACCAGATGTGGAGAAAATAGTCCAGGAAGCCCTAAAAATAGTCGGCGGCCACTAG
- a CDS encoding PD-(D/E)XK nuclease family protein has translation MALDWGRLEEVVERAVRRARSDELREMADAVKALAEYMKTGFQETNKRIEELAKRVEELSKTVAELKVAMGSLGRRWGRDLERTVLEIYRDALEKRGIEPGRVEKFVYTDVDGRYLKPGARIEVDVYIHDGGIYLLEVKSHAELEDVEWFAQKAEAVEKILGRKAHRLIIVAVNIDKEALERATQLGIDAVYGAVIE, from the coding sequence ATGGCGCTAGACTGGGGTAGGCTTGAGGAGGTTGTGGAGAGGGCTGTTAGGAGGGCTAGGTCTGATGAGCTGAGGGAAATGGCCGACGCCGTGAAGGCCCTAGCCGAGTATATGAAAACGGGGTTTCAAGAGACAAACAAGAGAATAGAAGAGCTAGCCAAGAGAGTAGAGGAGTTGAGTAAAACAGTCGCTGAGCTTAAGGTTGCCATGGGCTCTCTCGGCCGTAGATGGGGCCGCGACTTGGAGCGCACAGTTCTCGAAATTTACAGAGACGCTCTTGAGAAGAGGGGGATAGAGCCCGGGAGGGTGGAGAAGTTTGTATACACGGATGTAGACGGCCGTTATCTGAAGCCGGGGGCGAGGATCGAGGTTGACGTCTACATACACGACGGGGGGATATATTTGCTGGAGGTGAAGTCCCACGCCGAGCTCGAGGACGTGGAGTGGTTTGCCCAAAAGGCGGAGGCGGTGGAGAAGATACTCGGCCGGAAGGCACACCGCCTCATAATCGTGGCAGTGAACATAGACAAGGAGGCGCTGGAGAGAGCTACACAGCTGGGGATAGACGCGGTGTACGGCGCCGTCATTGAGTAG
- a CDS encoding ATP-binding protein produces MGCNGAYKTLILEAVAASLLLLANPEEGPSLSTIASSLRMDDLWLYKLLNDGFEISIDGVDFKGGLTPEELAQIAQQLPILAPRSPYTRGLQAQNGRETAYLKVEYFPGQPRLDVTKAGKISIPSYNFVVLSTPNPLAQPFTTSLTKLINYYRAADLFDKFLKELEIKFVGLKTDEFDRQNIVIVKNRDIPIHYLGSGYAALVLMVLAATRDIVIYDNVELHLHPWLMEKAAELIANTQDVQWIIS; encoded by the coding sequence GTGGGGTGCAACGGCGCCTACAAGACCTTGATACTAGAGGCAGTCGCGGCCTCGCTCCTACTCCTCGCAAACCCCGAAGAAGGGCCGTCTCTCTCCACCATCGCCTCAAGCCTCAGAATGGACGACCTATGGCTCTACAAGCTGTTAAACGACGGCTTTGAAATATCAATAGACGGCGTAGACTTCAAAGGCGGGCTGACCCCCGAAGAGCTGGCCCAAATCGCACAACAGCTACCCATCCTAGCCCCCCGTAGCCCATACACAAGAGGACTACAAGCCCAAAACGGCCGTGAGACGGCGTATCTAAAAGTTGAATACTTCCCAGGACAGCCCCGGCTTGACGTCACCAAGGCGGGTAAAATCAGCATCCCCAGCTACAACTTCGTCGTGCTGTCTACGCCGAACCCCCTAGCCCAGCCCTTCACAACTTCGCTGACAAAATTAATAAACTACTACAGAGCCGCTGATCTGTTCGACAAGTTTTTAAAAGAGCTAGAGATAAAATTCGTAGGCCTCAAAACTGACGAATTTGACAGACAAAACATAGTCATAGTCAAAAACAGAGACATACCAATCCACTACCTAGGCAGTGGATACGCCGCCTTGGTGCTAATGGTGCTAGCCGCCACCAGAGACATAGTCATCTACGACAACGTCGAGCTCCACCTCCACCCCTGGCTCATGGAAAAAGCGGCTGAGCTCATAGCCAACACACAAGACGTCCAGTGGATCATATCGTAG
- a CDS encoding PaREP1 family protein → MEHAKALEAPLPKPTSEGYVTARLLEALVEARLALRYLKEGLVRNAAGKAFQAWRALMAALLRLELEELKVAARSEDERKWLETVAVPRVPTGRMTALSQMLEQIGYTDISLWTSLALSLHDYKHHGPDPDTALSKYRSSEEAAYDVVKLVQGVIRYAEALKPRVKWSQELEKALEELKTSLR, encoded by the coding sequence GTGGAGCATGCCAAAGCATTAGAGGCCCCATTGCCGAAACCCACCAGCGAAGGCTATGTAACAGCCCGCCTCCTAGAGGCTTTAGTGGAGGCCCGGCTGGCGTTGAGATACCTTAAGGAGGGCCTCGTGAGGAACGCCGCCGGCAAGGCCTTCCAGGCGTGGAGGGCGCTGATGGCCGCCCTATTAAGACTTGAGCTTGAGGAGCTGAAGGTTGCGGCCAGGTCGGAGGACGAGAGGAAGTGGCTTGAAACTGTGGCAGTCCCCCGCGTCCCCACCGGCAGAATGACCGCGCTATCCCAGATGCTGGAGCAGATAGGCTATACAGACATCTCTCTGTGGACTTCTCTAGCGTTGAGCCTCCATGACTACAAGCACCACGGCCCAGATCCCGACACGGCCCTGTCGAAATACAGAAGTAGCGAGGAGGCGGCTTACGACGTGGTTAAGCTCGTCCAAGGAGTGATTAGATACGCCGAGGCCCTCAAACCCCGCGTCAAGTGGAGCCAAGAACTGGAAAAGGCGCTGGAAGAGCTCAAGACAAGCCTCCGCTAG
- a CDS encoding PD-(D/E)XK nuclease family protein, with amino-acid sequence MSLVEELRRVLLEHPEILVEVLTARPQILYEALAKIAPWEKLATKEDVARLEGEIAALRGDVAALKNDVAVLKSDVATLKGDVATLKSDVARLESDVAVLKDEVTAVKSDVEVLKGDVATLKSDVAVLKSDVAKLEKSIGEVERRLGLRIEALGARWGVWSEEAFRAGVRELLREAGFSVERWVYFDSEGYVYGHPAEVELDVVVRDGLVFAVEITAAVKRGDLVVVRRKADLYERASGRKVDRVLIITAFIHDKNPALVEAAAGRMGIRIVKPEEAGAAGGGG; translated from the coding sequence GTGTCTCTTGTGGAGGAGTTGAGGCGTGTTTTGCTGGAGCATCCGGAGATTCTGGTGGAGGTGTTGACGGCTAGGCCGCAGATCCTCTACGAGGCGCTGGCGAAGATTGCGCCGTGGGAGAAGCTGGCCACCAAGGAGGACGTGGCGAGGCTGGAGGGGGAGATAGCGGCGCTGAGGGGCGACGTGGCCGCTCTTAAAAACGACGTGGCTGTTCTGAAGAGCGACGTAGCAACTCTTAAGGGCGATGTTGCTACACTGAAGAGCGACGTGGCGAGGCTGGAGAGCGATGTCGCTGTGTTGAAGGACGAGGTGACGGCTGTGAAAAGTGACGTGGAGGTTCTTAAAGGTGACGTCGCCACGCTGAAGAGCGACGTCGCTGTGTTGAAGAGCGACGTTGCGAAGCTGGAGAAGAGTATTGGGGAGGTGGAGCGCAGGCTTGGTCTTAGGATTGAGGCGCTGGGGGCGCGGTGGGGTGTGTGGAGTGAGGAGGCGTTTAGGGCAGGGGTTAGGGAGCTTCTTAGAGAGGCGGGCTTCTCGGTGGAGAGGTGGGTCTACTTCGACTCCGAGGGCTACGTCTACGGCCACCCGGCGGAGGTGGAGCTGGACGTGGTGGTGAGGGACGGCTTGGTGTTCGCTGTGGAGATCACGGCGGCGGTTAAGAGGGGGGACCTGGTGGTGGTGAGGAGGAAGGCCGATCTGTACGAGCGCGCGTCCGGCAGAAAGGTGGACAGGGTTCTCATAATCACGGCGTTTATCCACGACAAGAACCCGGCGCTGGTGGAGGCCGCGGCTGGGAGGATGGGGATAAGGATTGTGAAGCCGGAGGAGGCGGGGGCCGCGGGCGGGGGCGGCTAG
- a CDS encoding CorA family divalent cation transporter, translating into MEYLSLALDKALEVVMKKLEKGEKLKPEDLAVLTIAVVRDLNKRIDETNRRIDNLADSLNKRIDETNKRIDGVYQQIGEVQKTIGEVQRTIADMQRTIADMQRTIAETQRTVAEMQKTMLDVHKLIADMYREVTLLRSDVAEIKTRLASR; encoded by the coding sequence GTGGAGTACCTCTCTCTTGCTCTTGACAAGGCTCTTGAAGTTGTTATGAAGAAGCTGGAAAAAGGCGAAAAACTCAAGCCGGAAGACCTCGCCGTTTTGACAATCGCCGTGGTGAGAGATCTGAATAAGAGAATAGACGAGACCAACAGAAGAATAGATAACCTCGCCGATTCACTAAACAAACGCATAGACGAAACAAATAAGAGAATAGACGGGGTTTATCAGCAAATTGGCGAGGTGCAGAAGACGATCGGAGAGGTTCAGCGCACCATCGCAGACATGCAGAGGACGATAGCCGATATGCAGAGGACCATCGCCGAGACTCAGAGGACAGTCGCCGAGATGCAGAAAACCATGCTCGACGTGCATAAGCTAATTGCGGACATGTACAGAGAGGTCACATTGCTAAGAAGCGACGTGGCCGAGATAAAGACGAGGCTAGCCAGCCGCTAG
- a CDS encoding PaREP1 family protein — protein sequence MYVDVEVLERPLPKPSAEDYVSARLLEALVEGWLAVRFLKVGLVRNAAGKAFQAWRALLAALLKLELDKLKSLAKSEEERRWLETTAAPRVPTSRMTALSQMLEEVGFAGFSFGTDKALNLHDYQHHGPDPDMALSKYRTREEAAKDILLLLKELIQRVEDLRERIRWTPELENALKDLERQLYA from the coding sequence ATGTACGTGGATGTGGAGGTTCTTGAAAGGCCTCTCCCCAAGCCCTCCGCCGAGGACTACGTCTCTGCCCGCCTTCTGGAGGCCTTGGTGGAGGGCTGGCTTGCTGTTAGGTTTCTAAAGGTGGGCCTTGTGAGGAACGCCGCGGGGAAGGCCTTCCAGGCGTGGAGGGCGTTGCTGGCCGCACTCCTCAAGCTTGAACTTGACAAATTGAAATCCCTCGCCAAGAGTGAGGAGGAGAGGCGGTGGCTGGAGACAACCGCCGCGCCTAGGGTGCCCACCAGCAGAATGACCGCGCTGTCACAGATGCTTGAGGAGGTTGGTTTTGCTGGGTTCTCCTTTGGGACAGATAAGGCCCTCAACCTCCACGACTACCAGCACCACGGCCCAGACCCCGACATGGCCCTCTCAAAATACCGGACAAGAGAAGAAGCCGCAAAAGACATCCTCCTGCTCCTCAAAGAGCTTATCCAGAGAGTAGAAGATCTAAGAGAAAGGATTAGGTGGACTCCAGAGCTGGAAAACGCCCTAAAAGACCTGGAGAGACAGCTATACGCCTAG